A region of the Brachybacterium sacelli genome:
CCGGAGAGCAGCTGCGGCAGCGAGGCGGGGAACTGGATCTTGCGGAAGGTCTTGAAGGGGCCGGCCCCCATCGTCTTGGCCAGGTCGAGGATCTCAGGATCCACCGACTTCAGACCGGCCAGCCCGGAGATCACGATGGGGAAGAACGCCATCAGGACCGCGACCGTGACCTTGGGTGACATGCCGAAGCCGAGCCAGACGACGAACAGCGGGGCGATGGCGATCTTCGGGATCACCTGTGCGACGAGGATGATCGGGTAGACGGTCATCTGCAGGTTCCTCGAGCGCACCATGAGGACCGCTATCAGCTCGCCCAGGACCACGGCGATGACGAATCCGAGGATCGTCTCGTAGGTGGTGATCCACGTGTGCTGGAGGAAGTACGGGGAGAACTCGACCAGATTCCCGAAGGTGTCGCCCGGGCTGGGAAGGATGTACGGCTGGACCCAGCCTCGCGCGGTGACCAGCCACCATGCGACGACCGTCACGGCGACGACGACGAGAGCCCGCCAGCTGCTCCGCCAGATCTGCCGGACCCTCGAACGGGAGGCCGGGGCACGGCGCGCCGGGGAGGGCGGCGATGTGCGCGATGACTTCGTCGCCGGGACCACATGCGTCATGGGAATCCTCCACGCCTTTGGGGAAACGCTTTCCATTCAACGTAGGTCATGCTCGTCCGCTTCGTCAAATCGGTCCGGGGCGTCACAGAAGGACTGTCGTTCCTGGCTGGAGCCACGGATCGTCACCTCTCCGGGACCTCGGGTGGACGTCGACGAAGAGCGTCCATCCCTCGAGTCCGCGCCGCGTCGCCGAGGGCGGGGCAGCCCGCAGCCCGGATGTCCTCCCCGTCCCCCATGTCATCTAGAGTCGGACATCGATGTCCGACCCGAGAAAGGACCTCTGGTGATGCAGCGTCTCTTCGTCTACGGCACCCTCGTTCCCGGGCGCCCCAATGAGCACGTGCCCAGCGAGGTCGACGGACGAGGGGAACGCGGCTCGGTCCGCGGGTACTTGCGGGAGCACGGCTGGGGCGCGACGCTGGGGTACCCGGCCATCGTGTTGGCCGAGGACGGCCAGGAGGTCTCCGGCATGGTGCTGAGCTCCGAGGATCTCGCCGAGCACTGGGGCCGCCTCGACGACTTCGAGGGGGAGGGCTATGCACGGGTCGATGCCACTGTGCGCCTGGCCGATGGTACCGACGTGCAGGCTCAGATCTACCAGGCCGTCGACACGACCATGCCCGCGCAGAGCTGAGCACGTCCGGGACGAGGCGTGGACGCTGAGCCCGTGGCCGAGCTCGCCGCGGTTCCCGTGCGTTTCGACGTAGACGTGTCGGGTGGCCGACGGGAGGTGGTCAGCCGGTGATGAGGGATTCGTAGCCGAGGGAGACGAGGTGCTCCCGGGACATCGCGAGGGCGTCGAAGATGTCCCGGCCATAGGTCTGGTCCTGCTCGATCAGCAGGTGGCGGGCACCGGAGGCGAGACCCTGGTCGATGACGGGCTTCCAGTCCAGCGTCCCCTCCCCGACCTCGGCGAACTGCACGATGTCGCGCGCCCAGAAATCCGCGAAGGCCGTGCGGTCTCCGGCGGCGGAGGCCTCGAGCACCTCGGTGGGCGGCAGGATGATCCGGAAGTCCTTGAGGTGGACCAGGTCCAGCACGCCCGCGAAGTCGGCCAGGGTCCGTTCGGGATCGCGGCCGCCGCGCTGGACCCAGTGGCAGTCGATCTCGTAGCGCAGGTGCGGGGCCTTCTCGCGCAGCTGGTCCAGCAGCGTGACTCCGCCGAGCTTGGCGAACTCCACGTGGTGGTTGTGATAGCTCAGGGAGATCCCCTCCTGCGCGAGCCGGCGGGCGTACTCGTCGGCCTCCCGGGCGAAGGCGTCGAAGGACTCCTGCGAAGCCATGGCGCTCAGCGGCATCATGCCGATGCGGATCAGATCGGTGCCCAGGCGCCGAGCGTGCTCGACGTGCAGGTCGAAGTGCTGCTGAAGGGTCAGGTCGTCGCTGTCGGGCGCGGCCGAGGTCTTGGCGGAGATCGCGGCGAACTCGATGCCGAGGCTCTCGCGGGCCGACTCCATCGCGGCCACGTTCTGCTCCGTCATCGGGATCTGCGAGACCTCCACGACCTGGAACCCCGTGTCCCTCACTCGCTGGAGGACCGGGATGACGCCCTCCTGGGCGACGTGCTCCTTGAGCATCATGAGCTGGATGCCGATACGTGCCACGCGAACCTCCTGTGTCGGTCCGGGCCTCCTCGCCCGGGGCCGGCGAGCTCCGCCGCCCGCTCGTCACGCTATCGAGGTCCCCCAGGGCGCCGGCCGGTTTGCCGGGGGTTGCCGTCCACGCGGAGCCCGGCCGAGACGTTCCCGCGGGAACGTCCTCGCGCGGGACGAGGGACCGGGTCCGCCTCGTCCCCTGGAGTCATCGGGCGCGTCGGGACCGGAGCCGAGGTCTCAGAGCGCGGCGACCCAGGCCTCCATTCCGGCCCCGTCCGGGATCGCGGTGAGTCCGTACCAGAGGGTGAGGATCTCCAGCCAGTGCACCTCGTCCGCGCTCAGGGGCTGCACCGACTCGTACCCCTCCCGCAGCGCTGCACGGGCCGGCCGCGGCGTCGGGCCCCAGCCGGTGAACCGGGTGGCGAGGTAGACCGAGGCTCGGGCGAGGTCGTCGACCCGGTGGGCCGGCTCGATCCCGTCGAAGTCGAGCACCCCGACCACCGCGGAATCCCGCACCAGGATGTTCGCGGCTCGGTAGTCGTGGTGGACGAGCTGCTGCTCCCGCTCGAGCGGGGGAGCGCCGGCCAGCATTCGCGCCAGGCGGCGTGAGTCCTCCGGGGCCAGTCCGCGGTCGACGACGGCGAGCCAGTGTCCGGGGCCCTGCGCCGGGTCCCCGGACTGTGCGGGGCGGGAGGGTGCCCCGGCGTCGGGGAGGTGCCCGACGCTGCGCAGCGCGGTATGCAACGCCGCCAGCGTGCTCCCGGCGGAGCGGACCGCGTCGAGGTCGGCGACGTCCAGCCAGTGGCCGGTCACCTCGGGGAGGACAGCGGCCGACAGCGGTCCCAGCGGCCCGTCGAGCGTGACCCGGACGCGTCCGTCCTGGGCCGGCAGGGGCGCGGCCACCGGCACTCCGTGCTCGGCCACGTGATGCAGCACCCGGGTGGAGGATTCGAGGGCGGGGAACCGCTCCTGCGCCCGCGACCATTTCAGCACGAGATCACCGCGATCAGTGCTCACCCAGATGATCGCGTTCTGGTCGCTGATGACCAGACGCGGGCAGGAGAAGACGGAGAGGGCCCAGGTTCGCTCGAGGGCGTCGCCCACCCACGCGGTGGCGGCGCCGAGACCGTCGAATCCGAAGCGTTCCCGCAGGGCGTCGCCAGGATCCGCCGACTCCCACAGCATCGACAGATCCAGGGGCAGCATCGGCCCACCCCCGCGGTGCCCCAGCTCACCGCACCGCTCGGGCCGTGCGGCCGTCACGGGTGGGCCCGCCGCTCCGCCGTACCGAGCCTGCGGATCGCGGCCGCTGTGGTCGTCGGTGTGCGCTCGGCGTTCGTGACCTGCTGCTCGCCCGCGCGCAGCGGGCACTTGCGCTGCTTCGCGGCGAGGTCGGCCACGGCATCGATCTGCGAGGCCGGGGCGCCGCGGAGGTCATCACTGGCCAGCAGCGGTGGGGCGCCGCGGGCACGGGCCCCGACGCGCTCGCGCAGCGTCGCGTCGTCGGCATCGAGCCGGACCATGGTCATTACTCCGGTCTCCGGTGCCCCGAGGAGCTCGGTGACATCGACCTCGAGCGGGGCCACGACCAGGAGCTCCCGGGCCCCGGCCGCCCGGAGCACGGTCCGGAGCGCGA
Encoded here:
- a CDS encoding ABC transporter permease, whose translation is MTHVVPATKSSRTSPPSPARRAPASRSRVRQIWRSSWRALVVVAVTVVAWWLVTARGWVQPYILPSPGDTFGNLVEFSPYFLQHTWITTYETILGFVIAVVLGELIAVLMVRSRNLQMTVYPIILVAQVIPKIAIAPLFVVWLGFGMSPKVTVAVLMAFFPIVISGLAGLKSVDPEILDLAKTMGAGPFKTFRKIQFPASLPQLLSGMKVAATLAVTGAVVGEFVGGNEGLGYVILRANGNMDTATLFGALIVMSAIGILLFAVIQIAEHLLIPWHASRRVDGDSPVVPRS
- a CDS encoding sugar phosphate isomerase/epimerase family protein — translated: MARIGIQLMMLKEHVAQEGVIPVLQRVRDTGFQVVEVSQIPMTEQNVAAMESARESLGIEFAAISAKTSAAPDSDDLTLQQHFDLHVEHARRLGTDLIRIGMMPLSAMASQESFDAFAREADEYARRLAQEGISLSYHNHHVEFAKLGGVTLLDQLREKAPHLRYEIDCHWVQRGGRDPERTLADFAGVLDLVHLKDFRIILPPTEVLEASAAGDRTAFADFWARDIVQFAEVGEGTLDWKPVIDQGLASGARHLLIEQDQTYGRDIFDALAMSREHLVSLGYESLITG
- a CDS encoding gamma-glutamylcyclotransferase family protein yields the protein MQRLFVYGTLVPGRPNEHVPSEVDGRGERGSVRGYLREHGWGATLGYPAIVLAEDGQEVSGMVLSSEDLAEHWGRLDDFEGEGYARVDATVRLADGTDVQAQIYQAVDTTMPAQS
- a CDS encoding phosphotransferase enzyme family protein; translation: MLPLDLSMLWESADPGDALRERFGFDGLGAATAWVGDALERTWALSVFSCPRLVISDQNAIIWVSTDRGDLVLKWSRAQERFPALESSTRVLHHVAEHGVPVAAPLPAQDGRVRVTLDGPLGPLSAAVLPEVTGHWLDVADLDAVRSAGSTLAALHTALRSVGHLPDAGAPSRPAQSGDPAQGPGHWLAVVDRGLAPEDSRRLARMLAGAPPLEREQQLVHHDYRAANILVRDSAVVGVLDFDGIEPAHRVDDLARASVYLATRFTGWGPTPRPARAALREGYESVQPLSADEVHWLEILTLWYGLTAIPDGAGMEAWVAAL